A single genomic interval of Tursiops truncatus isolate mTurTru1 chromosome 1, mTurTru1.mat.Y, whole genome shotgun sequence harbors:
- the C1H1orf216 gene encoding UPF0500 protein C1orf216 homolog isoform X1 has translation MDDQMFAIQPGVAEGGQFPGDAPPGVCQPELQPDSNSNFMASAKDTNENWHGMPGQVEPILTRSFSELPSDNQAFQDPGLPEGEVRSPPEGAEIPGAGPEKMGGASTVCSPLEDNGYASSSLSIDSPSRSPEPACGTPPGPGPPAPLLPSVAQAVQQLQAQERYKEQEKEKHHVHLVMYRRLALLQWIRGLQHQLVDQQARLQESFDTILDNRKELIRCLQQRAAPSTPQDQG, from the exons ATGGACG ACCAGATGTTTGCCATCCAGCCAGGGGTAGCTGAAGGGGGGCAGTTCCCGGGGGACGCGCCTCCTGGAGTATGTCAGCCAGAGCTTCAACCAGACAGCAACTCCAACTTCATGGCAAGTGCCAAAGATACCAATGAGAATTGGCATGGGATGCCAGGCCAAGTGGAACCCATACTGACGAGGAGCTTCTCTGAGTTGCCCTCTGACAACCAGGCCTTCCAGGATCCTGGACTCCCTGAGGGGGAGGTCCGCAGCCCACCAGAGGGGGCAGAGATCCCTGGAGCTGGGCCTGAGAAGATGGGTGGTGCCAGCACAGTCTGCTCCCCTCTGGAGGACAATGGCTATGCCAGCAGCTCCCTGAGCATTGACAGCCCTAGCCGCAGCCCTGAGCCTGCCTGTGGGACCCCTCCCGGCCCTGGCCCTCCAGCTCCCCTTCTGCCCTCGGTGGCTCAGGCCGTACAGCAGCTGCAGGCTCAAGAGCGCTATAAAGagcaggagaaggagaagcaCCATGTGCACTTGGTGATGTACCGTCGCCTGGCCCTGCTCCAGTGGATCCGGGGCCTGCAGCACCAGTTGGTTGACCAGCAGGCCCGTCTGCAGGAGAGCTTTGACACCATTCTAGACAACCGGAAGGAGCTTATCCGCTGTCTCCAACAGAGGGCAGCCCCATCCACACCCCAGGACCAGGGCTAA
- the C1H1orf216 gene encoding UPF0500 protein C1orf216 homolog isoform X2 → MFAIQPGVAEGGQFPGDAPPGVCQPELQPDSNSNFMASAKDTNENWHGMPGQVEPILTRSFSELPSDNQAFQDPGLPEGEVRSPPEGAEIPGAGPEKMGGASTVCSPLEDNGYASSSLSIDSPSRSPEPACGTPPGPGPPAPLLPSVAQAVQQLQAQERYKEQEKEKHHVHLVMYRRLALLQWIRGLQHQLVDQQARLQESFDTILDNRKELIRCLQQRAAPSTPQDQG, encoded by the coding sequence ATGTTTGCCATCCAGCCAGGGGTAGCTGAAGGGGGGCAGTTCCCGGGGGACGCGCCTCCTGGAGTATGTCAGCCAGAGCTTCAACCAGACAGCAACTCCAACTTCATGGCAAGTGCCAAAGATACCAATGAGAATTGGCATGGGATGCCAGGCCAAGTGGAACCCATACTGACGAGGAGCTTCTCTGAGTTGCCCTCTGACAACCAGGCCTTCCAGGATCCTGGACTCCCTGAGGGGGAGGTCCGCAGCCCACCAGAGGGGGCAGAGATCCCTGGAGCTGGGCCTGAGAAGATGGGTGGTGCCAGCACAGTCTGCTCCCCTCTGGAGGACAATGGCTATGCCAGCAGCTCCCTGAGCATTGACAGCCCTAGCCGCAGCCCTGAGCCTGCCTGTGGGACCCCTCCCGGCCCTGGCCCTCCAGCTCCCCTTCTGCCCTCGGTGGCTCAGGCCGTACAGCAGCTGCAGGCTCAAGAGCGCTATAAAGagcaggagaaggagaagcaCCATGTGCACTTGGTGATGTACCGTCGCCTGGCCCTGCTCCAGTGGATCCGGGGCCTGCAGCACCAGTTGGTTGACCAGCAGGCCCGTCTGCAGGAGAGCTTTGACACCATTCTAGACAACCGGAAGGAGCTTATCCGCTGTCTCCAACAGAGGGCAGCCCCATCCACACCCCAGGACCAGGGCTAA